Part of the Nitrospirota bacterium genome, CAGTAGACTCGTGATGAGAGACGAGAGACCAATTCAGAGACAAGCGACAAGAGACAAGTGACAAGTAAATATAATAACTCGTCACTCGTCACTCGTCTCTTGAAAAGTCGCTCGTCACTCGTCTCCATAAGGGGGTGAATAAGTGGGTAGTGTTGTAAAATGGCGTAAGAAAAAAATGAGCAAACACAAACATAAAAAGCTCCTCAGGAAGACCCGACACCAGAGGAGAAAATAAATAGCCTCAGGAGGC contains:
- a CDS encoding AURKAIP1/COX24 domain-containing protein, which codes for MGSVVKWRKKKMSKHKHKKLLRKTRHQRRK